The following nucleotide sequence is from Lacinutrix sp. Hel_I_90.
GCTGGTGATTTTAAACCTATTATGTTACTTGGTCTTCTTGCTGGCTCAATGCCGTTTGACCCCCTATTAAATGCCATTTCTGGTAGAACAAAAGCACTTAAAAAACAAGTAGCACTAGAAGCTAATACGGTATTAATGTATGCCATCAAAGGAAGACTCTCTGAAACTTTTTTTAAGAACAATCCTCTAAAAGAAGACTTGAGAATGGACTTTTTTTACTTTTGTGCAGAAGATGAAAACTTTACTAAACGCTGCAAAAATAGCGATTTAGAAGCTTTGGATTTTATGAAAGAAAAATACGAAAACTATCAAAAAAATATAATATCTAAAGATTAATTTTGATTTGGAATACTTTTTGAATCAATTCCTTTAGTTTTGAATCCGAAATATAAAAGAATGAAAGCTGTAAATTATTTAATAATACCGTGTTTTTTTTTAATGCTGTCTGCATCTGTCCTACATAAATATTATGTAAGTGTCACGCAAGTTGAATATGTTAAAGAGAAAAAAGCAGTTCAAATTACCACACGAATTTTTATAGATGATTTTGAAAAATTACTGCGAGAGCGTTTTGATCAGACCATCACTTTAGCTTCAAACAAGGATGAAAAACACATTGATAAGTATATTGAAACGTATATTAAATCAAAACTCAAGATTTCGATAAATGGTAAGGCCGTTGATTATACCTTTTTAGGCAAAGAATATGACGAAGATATTGTACAGTGTTTTATTGAGATTAAAGACATTGAAAACATCCAGACCTTTGAAATAACCAATAAAGTTCTTTTTGATCAATTTGAAGAGCAAAAAAATGTGGTGAGAACCTATATTAATTCAAAACACAAGTCTTTCATTCTAATTCCGCAAAACGATAAAGGAATGTTAAATTTCTAATAAAAGGATTTAGAAGACGTTAAAAATTGTTAATTTCAGCCTCAATACTCAAACAACAATTTATAATGAATAATTTAAAGTACTATTTCTTGTTAGCCCTTTTTGTTACTGCTGGCGCTTTTGCCCAACAGAACCAAGAAAAGAGGGAGCCGCAACAAGGTCACACCAACGAAAATAAATTCAAACAACTCTACGAAGAGTTTTCAACACCAAACAGGTACCGTGCAGCATCAGGAGCTCCGGGTTCAGCTTATTATCAGCAGCAAGCAGATTATAAAATGGACTTAGAACTGGATGATGAAAAGGCAAGATTGTCTGGATATGAGACTATTACCTACACTAATAATTCACCAGATGTTTTAAAATACTTATGGGTGCAATTAGATCAAAACGTGCGTGCCAGAGATTCTAAATCACCTTTAATTGAAGGTAGCGGTGTAAGACCTGCGGCACAAGTGTCTTCTTTTGCCAATGATTATATGAGTGAAGGTTTTGATGGTGGTTTTAAAATAGAAGCTGTTAAGGACGAAAACGGAAACCCATTGCAGCATATGATTAATCGTACGATGATGCGTGTAGAAATGCCAAAACCATTAGCTGCTGGAGGACAATTTTCTTTTTCTATTAAATGGTGGTATAACATTAATGATCATGTAAATGGTAGAGGGCGTTCTGGTTATGAATATTTCGCAGAGGACGACAACAGAGCATACGTTATTGCACAATTCTATCCAAGAATGGCGGTATATAATGATGTTGAAGGATGGCAAAACTCTCAATTTTGGGGGCGTGATGAATTTGCATTGCCTTTTGGAAACTTTGAAGTGAATATAACCGTGCCAGCTGATCATATTTTAGATGGTACAGGAAAGTTAATGAATAGAAAAGAAGTCTTTTCTAAAGACATGATGAAACGCTACGAAGAAGCAAAGAAATCTTACGATAAGCCTGTAGTCATTGTAACACAAGCTGAAGTTGAAAAATTAGAAAAATCAAAATCAAAAGATAAGAAAACCTGGAAATTATATGCTGAAAATGTACGTGATTTCGGTTTTGCTACCTCAAGACGTTTTATTTGGGACATGATGGCTGTGAAAATTGGAGATAAGGATGTTATGGCCGTGTCAATGTATCCAAAAGAAGGAAATCCGCTTTGGGAACAATGGTCTACAAAAGCGGTTGCCAGTACTTTAAAATCATACTCTCGTATGACTTTCGATTACCCATATCATAAAGCCATTTCAGTTCATGCCAAAAATCAAGGTATGGAGTACCCAATGATTTGTTGGAATTATGGACGACCAGATAAAGATGGAAAATATAGTGATCGTGTAAAATTTGGTATGATGTCTGTAATTATTCATGAAGTTGGACATAATTTCTTTCCAATGATTGTAAATAGTGATGAGCGTCAATGGACTTGGATGGATGAAGGATTAAACACCTTTGTACAGTATGTGGCAGAGCAAGATTTTGGTAAGTGGTATCCAGATGCCTTATCTCCAGGGCAAAGTACTTATCCTTCTCGTCGTGGACCAGCTGCTAATATTACAAGATACATGGGCGGTGATCAAAACTATATTGCACCAATCATGACTAAAGGCTTAAACACCTATCAATTTGGAAATAATGCCTACGGAAAACCAGGAACTGCACTTAATATTTTAAGAGAAACAGTTATGGGAGAAGAGCTTTTTGACTATGCGTTTAGAGAGTATTCTAATCGTTGGATGTTTAAACACCCTACACCAGAAGATTTTTTCCGTACGATGGAAGATGCGTCTGCAATGGATTTAGATTGGTTTTGGAGAGGTTGGTTCTATACTACAGACTACGTTGATATTGGAGTAAAAGAGGTGAAAAAATATTACGTGACTGCTACTCCAAATAAAGAAGGAACTGCTATGGCAAACCGTTTTGGGATGGATACAAAAGATGGTGTCTACTTTGTTGAAGAAGGAAGTGAAGAAGATAAACCAGGTATGAAAGATGAAGATATCATGGAGAAATCTAAAACATTAAAACAATATGTTATGGATAATTTTACACCAGCAGAAAGAGCGACAATGAAAGCGCCAAAGTATTTTTATAGTGTAAGTTTTGAAAAGCCAGGCGGATTAGTAATGCCTATTATTGTTGAGTATACTTATAAAGATGGCACTTCGAAAACCGAAACCTATCCAGCACAAATTTGGAGATTGAATGACAAAGAAGTGAGTAAATCTATTGCTTCAGATAAAGAAATTGTAAAAATTACTGTCGATCCAAATTTAGAAACAGCAGATGTCGATACCTCTAATAATTCTTGGCCGCAAGAAACACAAGAGTCTGATTTTGATAAATTTAAAAATAAAACGAAAGACTAAAGAATCGTTTTTTAAATCCTTTACAAAGCCTATTCGCAAGAATAGGCTTTTTTTTTTAGTGAAAAAACAAGGAAAGTTTAAGGGTGATATTAGCATTCTTTGGAAGTAGAGAGATAACGTGTTCTGTTTCAGTAGTCAAAAGGATTTTACTTATGATATCATTAGTTTTCTGTTAAAAATATGTGATTTTTAAAATATTTTTTACTTCGTTTTGATTTTATTACATTAGCGAACATTAAAAACTAATCAAACAAAAATTTAATATGGAATCAATGATGATTTACATGCCAATAGCTTTGGCGCTTATAGGATTAATTTACATGGTTATAAAAAAATCATGGGTTATGAAACAAGATGCTGGAGATGGTAAAATGAAAGAAATTTCAGATCATATTTACGAAGGCGCACTAGCTTTTTTAAATGCTGAATACAGATTACTCGCCATCTTTGTGGTTATAGTCAGTGTTTTATTAACCATAGTTTCATTTGTTGTACCTACAACACATTGGTTAATTGTAATAGCATTTATTTTTGGAGCTTTCTTTTCTGCTTGGGCAGGAAACATGGGGATGAAAATAGCAACTAAAACCAACGTTAGAACAACGCAAGCTGCGCGTACGAGTTTACCAAACGCACTAAAAGTCTCTTTTGGAGGAGGAACTGTAATGGGGCTTGGTGTTGCAGGTTTAGCGGTATTAGGCTTAACAAGTTTCTTTATCTTTTTCTTTTGGTTCTTTATGGGAAGCGAATGGACAAATACAATGGACATGACTATTGTCTTAGAAACACTAGCAGGATTCTCGTTAGGTGCTGAGTCCATCGCATTATTTGCGCGTGTTGGTGGTGGTATATACACCAAAGCAGCCGATGTTGGCGCTGATTTAGTAGGTAAAGTCGAAGCCGGTATTCCGGAAGATGATCCTCGTAATCCGGCCACTATTGCAGATAATGTTGGAGATAATGTAGGGGATGTTGCTGGTATGGGAGCCGATTTATTTGGTTCTTACGTAGCAACTGTATTAGCCGCAATGGTTCTTGGTAACTATGTGATTAAAGATATGGGGGGAAACATTGCTGATGCCTTTGGTGGTATTGGGCCAATATTATTGCCTATGTCCATAGCTGGTGTAGGGATTATTATTTCTTTAATTGGAACCCTATTAGTAAAAATAAAAAGTAACGACGCTAAAGAATCTCATGTCATGGGCGCTTTAAATGTTGGTAATTGGGTGTCTATAGGTTTAGTGGCGCTCTCATGTTTTGGTTTAGTGACTTGGATGTTACCAGAAACCATGCAAATGAACTTCTTTGGTGAAGGCTTACAAGAAATTTCTTCGATGCGTGTATTTTATGCCACACTTGTTGGTTTATTTGTTGGTGCAGGAATTTCTTCAGTAACTGAATATTATACAGGATTAGGAAAAGGCCCAATCTTAAAAATTGTTCAACAATCGAGTACTGGAGCAGGAACAAACATTATCGCTGGTTTAGCAACAGGGATGATTTCTACATTTCCTTCAGTATTATTATTTGCTGGAGCAATATGGGCATCTTACGCATTTGCAGGATTTTATGGTGTAGCATTAGCCGCTTCTGCAATGATGGCAACAACAGCGATGCAGTTAGCGATCGATGCTTTCGGACCTATATCTGATAATGCAGGTGGTATTGCTGAAATGAGTGAACAAGACCCAATCGTAAGAGAACGTACAGATATCTTAGATTCTGTTGGAAATACTACAGCAGCTACAGGAAAAGGTTTTGCTATTGCATCTGCAGCATTAACGTCATTAGCTTTATTTGCAGCTTATGTAACCTTTACAGGAATTGATGGTATTAATATCTTTAAAGCACCCGTATTAGCCATGTTATTTGTAGGTGGTATGGTGCCAGTGGTATTTTCTGCTTTAGCAATGAATGCTGTTGGTAAGGCTGCTATGGAAATGGTAGAAGAAGTGCGTCGTCAGTTTAGAGAAATTCCCGGGATTATGGAAGGTACAGGAAAACCTGAATATGATAAGTGTGTCGCCATTTCTACAAAAGCGTCACTTAAAGAAATGATGTTACCAGGTTTACTAACTATTGGATTTCCATTAGTAATTGCATTTATTCCAATGCTTTTTGGAATGAATAACCTGGCTATTGCTGAAATGTTAGGGGGTTATATGGCAGGTGTAACTGTATCTGGTGTACTTTGGGCTATTTTCCAGAACAACGCTGGTGGTGCTTGGGATAATGCTAAAAAATCTTTTGAAGCAGGTGTTGAAATTAACGGAGAAATGACTTATAAAGGAAGTGATGCGCACAAAGCAGCAGTAACTGGTGATACTGTTGGTGATCCTTTTAAAGATACGTCTGGTCCTTCAATGAATATATTGATTAAATTAACCTGTCTTATCGGACTAGTGATTGCGCCAATTTTAGGAGGGCATATTGAAGAAGGTATGGCAAATAATAATCAAGAGGTTGAAATTATTGTCGATTCTTCCAAAGATTTAGCTGAGGCAACGATTACCTATGCAACCATAGAAAATGGACAAGAAGTAACTAAAGAAGAAACATTTTTAGGAACGCAAGCAGAAGTTGAAGCCAAATTAAAAGCGTTTGAAGTGTCGGTCGCAACAAATGAAGGTGATACTAAAAAAGTGATCAAAAAAATACAGGTTATTAAATAATAGTTTTAACACAAAACCATAAAGAAGCCACGTTTATCGTGGTTTTTTTTTGTTAAATTTTCTATCTTTATACCTTATGAATTATGACGATCTAACCACATTGGGTATTGCTTTTGGTTTAGGACTTCTCGTTGGGATGCAGCGTGAAAAGACTAATAATCATATGGCAGGCGTTAGAACATTTACTCTTATTTCTATATTGGGTGTGATGGCTGGTTTCTTAACACGAGCTTATGACAATCCGTTTATACTACCTGTTCTAGGGTTGGCAATAACAGCAATGTTATTAATGGCTAATGTTATTAAGTATAAAAAATTTGAAGAAGCAGATGTTGGTCAAACCACTGAAGTAGCAGCATTACTCATGTTTGCTATTGGTGCCTATCTTGTGCTTGGAAGTCAATTAATAGGTGTTTTGGTTGGAGCTTCTATGGCCATTTTATTGTATCTAAAAGAACACTTACACAATTTTATAGACAAATTAAAGTCTAAAGATTTGTCCGCTATCATGACTTTAACAGGGATTAGTTTGGTGATTTTACCCATACTCCCTGATGAAGCCTACGGCCCTTTTAAGGTTTTAAACCCAAGGAATATTTGGTTGATGATAACCTTAATTGTTGGGATTAGCGTTTTTGGTTACTTTATCTATAAATTTGTTGGAAAAAAGGTTGGAATTATTTCAAACGGTATTCTGGGCGGTTTAATTAGTAGTACAGCAACTACTATTAGTTATGCTCGTAAAACTACAGGGGCAGCATCCATTAGTAAATTGGCTGCTTTTGTTATTACTATCGCGTCCACAGTGTCCTTTTTTAGGGTTTTATTTGAAGTAGGTGTCATTATTCCAAATCAGTTAGCGATCATTGCAATGCCTATTGGAGCGTTAATTTTAATTATGATATTGACTTGCGTGGTCTTGTTTTATTTTATTAATAAGGATCTTTCGAAGAGTGAGGAAATGCCAGAGCCTGAAAATCCCGCGCAGTTTAAAAGCGCCTTAATCTTTGGGTTACTTTACGGTATTATATTACTAGCTGTTGCATTTTCCAAAGAGAAATTTGGAAATAATGCACTCTATATCGTTTCTATAATTAGTGGTTTAACAGATGTTGATGCCATTACCTTATCTTTGTCTCAATTAATTAAAGAAGGTAACCTAAAAGCAACATTTGGATGGAAATTAATTTTGTTAGCAGGATTATCAAATATGCTCTTTAAAGGAGTTATGGCAATGGTCCTTGGCGCAAAAGCACTTGCGAAATGGATTATTATTTCTTTTGGAGTAATTATTACAGCGGGATTATTAATTATGTGGCTTTGGCCAGAATCTTGGCATTTCTAAAAACATAACATGTTTAAAAAAGACCCTTTACAAATTATAGCCTTTCAAAGCTATGGAACCAATACACATTTTTATGCCAGAGGAAGAGCTTTGGAAGATGAATCTATTGATTTAGAATCCCAAAAAATGTTGCATTTAATTGTTAATTCTTGGAAACGTTTTGAATCTGACGAAATTGCTAATGTTGCCATCAGGATTAAATTGCCAAATAATACGATTATTAAGGCAACGACAGATAGTCGCGGCTATTTTAAAATTGAAGAAAACGTAATAGATCTAAGCACTTTATGTAATTCCGAAGGATGGGTTCCCTTTGTATTGTCTTATGACGATGTTACTATAGAAAGAAAAATAACAAACGATAACAGATTTCCCGGTGAGTTATTAATTCCCGCAAAGAGCGCCCAGTTTGGTGTTGCAAGTGATATTGATGATACTATTTTACATACAGGAGTAGTATCCACCTTAAAATGGCGCGTAATTTATAACTCCCTATTTAAAAACGCTAAAAGTAGATTGCCTTTAGAAGGGGCTGCAGAGTTTTACCACATGCTGCATCGCGGTGCATCTGGAAAGAATGCGAACCCTATTTTTTATGTGAGTCATAGCCCATGGAATTTATACCGGTATCTTGAACTTTTTTTACGGCAGAACAATTTTCCAAAAGGACCCATTTTATTGCGTAATTTAGGTAATTTTATTCGCAAAAAACCACAGGGAGAGAAGCCTCAAAAGCAAAAAGAGATTCTTAACCTTTTAAAAACCTATCCAGAGTTACCCTTTATTTTAATAGGGGATAGCGGTGAACATGACCCTGATATTTATATTGAGATAGCAGAACTATATCCAGAGAGAATTAAAGCCATCTATTTACGAAGCGTAAAGCACGAAAAGAAAATTATACGTGTAAAAGGCTTGCTTGAAAACTATAAAACAACGCCTGCCTTATTAGTTGAAAGTAGTGAAGAGGCTATTGTGCATGCAAGACAAAATGGATTTATTGCTTAGTAAGTTTATAAAAAACAATGCTAAAAAATATAAAAAACAAGAAATCGTTTATCCCATAAATAGAGTAGAATATACCGGTTAGAGTGTCTTGCTCAAATACCCTACTTAATTCGTTTTTTAATAGCCACTGTAGCCATACTATAGCATAAATTATTTTTTCGATGGCAAAAACGGCTATTAACCATTTGACATGTTTAAAGTTTTGGCTTACGGCAATATAGGCTAATCCCCAAACAAGAATCATTAACAAACCAAAGTTAGACATGACCTCAGGTTGTATTGTTGTTATAACAGCATTAGTGAAAAGTTTAGAAAATAAAGGAACGCCAATTACATTTGAAAGCCCAGCGGCTATAAAGCCTTTTGATATTAGTTTTTCATACTTCATTATTAGAAATAGTTATAAGTGGCTAATTGAGACTGTAACGGTTTTTTATTGTTTTTTACGTAGTCGTTCTTTTGCTCGGCATCAATAATTCTAGCTTTTACATTATCTTCTAATTGTAATTCTAACACCTCTTTTATTATTTTAAAATTATCAGGATCTAGAATGGGCGCAATAACTTCTATACGGTGACTTAAATTACGAGTCATCCAATCTGCAGACCCAATAAAGAGTTTTTCATCACCATTATTTCCAAATAAATAGACGCGACCATGTTCTAAGAAACGGTCTACAATACTTGTAACTGTAATGTTTTCGCTTTGTCCTTTTATGCCGGGAACCAAACAACAAATACCACGAATGAGCAACCTAATTTTTACACCAGCATTACTCGCCTTATACAAGAGCTTAATCATATTATTATCCTGAAGGCTATTCATTTTTAATATAATCAACCCTTGTTTCCCTGCATGTGCAAAAGCGATTTCACGTTCAACCATTACTGAAAATTTATGGCGTGAAGTGAAAGGAGAAATTAATAATTTTTTGGCCTTTGGTACAATTAACACCCCTTCTAAAACTAAAAATACGCGGTTAAGCTCTTTCGTTATTTTTTTATTCGTCGTCATTAAACCAAAATCTGTATAGAGTTTGGCGGTGTTCTCATTAAAGTTTCCTGTGCCAATATAGCAATACCGTTCCGTGGTGTTTTTAAGTTCTCTTTCTATGTAAAGAATTTTGGAATGCACCTTTATGCCTGGGTAGCTATAAATAACTTTAGCCCCATTCTCTTTAAATATTTTCCCCCATTTAAGATTGTTTTCTTCATCAAATCGTGCTTTTGCCTCAATAAAAATAACCACTGTCTTTCCTTTTTTAGCGGCTAAAGCAATAGCATCATTTAACCTCGAAGTCTTTGCGACACGATATAAAGTCATTTTTATTGTGGTGATTTGTTCATCATTAGCAGCTTCTTCAAGTAATCTAATAACAGGCTCAAAAGATTGATACGGGTAATGTATTAATTGGTCTTTGGCAGCTATAGCGGTGAACATAGAGTCGTATTCACTTAATAAAAGATGTGGCTTAGGCGCTAATTCGGCATTTAATAGTTGCTTGTTGGTTGGATTTGGAAATTCAAAAAAATCTTTAAAGTTATGATGTGGTCCTCCTAAAATAATATCTGCATTAGACACATCTAAAGCTTTTTTTAAATGGTTTTGAAGTGCTTCAGGTGTCTTAGAGTCTAACAAAATTCGTGTGGCCTGACCCGTTTCCCGTTTAGGTAATGCTTCTTTTATTTTTTGCATCAAATTCCCCGAAAATTCATCTTCAATATACAGCTCAGCATCACGTGATACTTTTAATTCATAATAATTTAAAGCGGGCTTAGCCTGTTTTAATCTGAAATTGTATTTTATAATATCGTCTATAAAAGTGATATAATGTTTGTTGTCTTCCGTTGGAAAAACAAAAAAGCGATCATGTTCTGAAGGTATTGAAACAATTTCGAATTGTTCATCATTAATCAAAGCAGCAAGGTACAGCGCTTCGTTTTCTACAAATACAGATTTGTTGTCATGGATAGTATAAAGGTCTGAATCTATATTAGATTTCAACGATTTATCGAAGTAGTCTTTTGCAATTTGTCTTTGACGTTCAGAAAAGGCGTCAACATTAATTAAATGAATATTTTCCTTTTTTAATGCTGGAATAATCTCACCAATAAAAATACGTCCAAAGGCCTCTTGTTGCAAATGCACCTGCTTCCTAATTTCCTTTAAAACCTTATTAGGTTTAGTAATTAGTTTTTTACGAAGCGGTTTTTCAATGTCTTTTATTTGGCGAATATCAGATACGCGCACTTTAAAAAACTCATCTAAGTTAGAAGAAAAAATGGCTAAGAACTTAATACGTTCGTATAATAGGTTACGCTCATCTCCTGCCTCTTGTAATACCCGATGATTAAAACGAAGCCAAGATAAGTCGCGATGAAAATATTTAGTATTATAAAGAGCTGCCATTAGTTTTTAATACAAAAGAACAGGATTTAAAATAAAAGGATGTGAGAAAAATGTTAAGTTTAAAACAAACCATTGATTTCAGCATCAATTTTATTTAATATGACACCTAAATCTTCAGGTTTATCAACAAAGTCTAAATTATCAACATCAATAATTAGTAATTTTCCTTTATCATAACCATGAACAAAAGCCTCGTAACGTTCGTTTAATCTACTGAGGTAATCAATGCTAATTGAGTTTTCATAATCACGCCCGCGTTTGTGAATTTGAGCCACTAGATTAGAAATAGAACTGCGGAGGTAAATAAGTAAATCTGGACCTTGAACAAAACTCTCCATCAAATCAAAAAGAGATTTGTAGTTTTCAAAATCACGATTGGTCATCAAGCCCATGGCGTGTAAATTGGGTGCGAAAATATGAGCATCTTCGTAAATGGTGCGATCTTGAATAATGTCTTTACCACTTTCGCGAATTTGAGCGATTTGGCGAAAGCGACTATTTAAAAAGTAAACCTGTAAGTTAAAGCTCCAACGTTCCATTTGGTTATAGAAATCATCCAGATATGGATTATCTACTACGTCTTCTAATTGTGCTTCCCATTTATAATGTTTAGCAAGTAATTTGGTGAGCGTAGTTTTTCCAGCTCCAATGTTTCCGGCAATGGCAACATGCATATTATTTGGGTTTTAGTTGGTATTGATGAAGCATTTCATCGGTGTAAATATACAGGATTTGGTTGGTTACTAAAAACTGATTTATTAACAAATTAGGGAGGTCTATTTTTTGAATCTTTTTAGATTTTTCAGGAATGAGATAAAGTGTGTTTTCTTTTTTTAATATAATATTTTCGTCACTTTCTTTAATAGACGAAAACCCTATATTTTCAATTTTAGAAATCAAGCTTCCAGTATAGTTGTATTGATAGATAAAATCTTTGGTTAGTAACCAGCAAGAATTGTAATTGCTTGTTAGGTCTATAACCTCGCTTGAAATAGGTAAGCTTTTGGCGCGAATGTTATTAGCTTTATAATCATATAATTCCAGTTGTTGTAAATTCTGATTAAAAATCCAAATAGTATTATCACTTCCTGTAGCCACATGCGTCACATTTTTATACGCTTGAAGCGTGTTGAAATCTATCTTAAAAATTTCAGCTAAACGATTGTCAAGAATAATTACGGTATTAAAAGCCTTGTAAAACAGGTTGATTTTTAAAGGATTAAAAGTATTGGCTGAAGTGATATTTCCTAACTGTAGATTGCTGTATTTAAGATTAACGGCTTCTCGTTGTTTAATTAAGGTGTTGTTTTTAATAAAAAACAGCGTTTTAAAACTGTCTATGCCTATTATTGAATCTGCTTTTACTTCAATTTTTGAAAGCAGTTTTGCTTCAATAGTCTCCTGAGCAGATATTGAGCAAATGATAAAGTAAAAAAGGCAAAAAAAGTATTTCATATGAAGTGGAAAAGTACAAAAATCAATCCATTTTTACAGACCTAATTTTAATTCAATGCCATAAAGAGTGTTAATATTGGAGCATCATTTTTTTGTGAAAAAATTAACACTTGAAAGTTAAACGTTTTAGGTCTTTGTGAGTCTAACAGTAATATTAAACTGTATTTTTATTAAAACTAAAACCATCACATAATGAAGCTATTTTCAATTAATGCCATTTTTACTTGTATTTCACTATTCGCAACTTCACTTACTTTTGCACAAGATGATTTTCAAGGCGTCGCCACATACATGTCGAAAACGACTGTAGATATGGATAATTGGGGAGGACGAGAGATGAGTCCAGAGCGTAAAAAGATGATTATGGATAGAATGAAGAACATGTTCGAGAAAACATACATTCTTACCTTTAATAGAACAGAATCTACCTATAAGGAAGATGAGAAACTGGAAGCGCCAGGTGCTGGTGGCGGTATGATGGGCGGTATGATGAGTAGC
It contains:
- a CDS encoding DUF6702 family protein; its protein translation is MKAVNYLIIPCFFLMLSASVLHKYYVSVTQVEYVKEKKAVQITTRIFIDDFEKLLRERFDQTITLASNKDEKHIDKYIETYIKSKLKISINGKAVDYTFLGKEYDEDIVQCFIEIKDIENIQTFEITNKVLFDQFEEQKNVVRTYINSKHKSFILIPQNDKGMLNF
- a CDS encoding M1 family metallopeptidase; amino-acid sequence: MNNLKYYFLLALFVTAGAFAQQNQEKREPQQGHTNENKFKQLYEEFSTPNRYRAASGAPGSAYYQQQADYKMDLELDDEKARLSGYETITYTNNSPDVLKYLWVQLDQNVRARDSKSPLIEGSGVRPAAQVSSFANDYMSEGFDGGFKIEAVKDENGNPLQHMINRTMMRVEMPKPLAAGGQFSFSIKWWYNINDHVNGRGRSGYEYFAEDDNRAYVIAQFYPRMAVYNDVEGWQNSQFWGRDEFALPFGNFEVNITVPADHILDGTGKLMNRKEVFSKDMMKRYEEAKKSYDKPVVIVTQAEVEKLEKSKSKDKKTWKLYAENVRDFGFATSRRFIWDMMAVKIGDKDVMAVSMYPKEGNPLWEQWSTKAVASTLKSYSRMTFDYPYHKAISVHAKNQGMEYPMICWNYGRPDKDGKYSDRVKFGMMSVIIHEVGHNFFPMIVNSDERQWTWMDEGLNTFVQYVAEQDFGKWYPDALSPGQSTYPSRRGPAANITRYMGGDQNYIAPIMTKGLNTYQFGNNAYGKPGTALNILRETVMGEELFDYAFREYSNRWMFKHPTPEDFFRTMEDASAMDLDWFWRGWFYTTDYVDIGVKEVKKYYVTATPNKEGTAMANRFGMDTKDGVYFVEEGSEEDKPGMKDEDIMEKSKTLKQYVMDNFTPAERATMKAPKYFYSVSFEKPGGLVMPIIVEYTYKDGTSKTETYPAQIWRLNDKEVSKSIASDKEIVKITVDPNLETADVDTSNNSWPQETQESDFDKFKNKTKD
- a CDS encoding sodium-translocating pyrophosphatase; translated protein: MESMMIYMPIALALIGLIYMVIKKSWVMKQDAGDGKMKEISDHIYEGALAFLNAEYRLLAIFVVIVSVLLTIVSFVVPTTHWLIVIAFIFGAFFSAWAGNMGMKIATKTNVRTTQAARTSLPNALKVSFGGGTVMGLGVAGLAVLGLTSFFIFFFWFFMGSEWTNTMDMTIVLETLAGFSLGAESIALFARVGGGIYTKAADVGADLVGKVEAGIPEDDPRNPATIADNVGDNVGDVAGMGADLFGSYVATVLAAMVLGNYVIKDMGGNIADAFGGIGPILLPMSIAGVGIIISLIGTLLVKIKSNDAKESHVMGALNVGNWVSIGLVALSCFGLVTWMLPETMQMNFFGEGLQEISSMRVFYATLVGLFVGAGISSVTEYYTGLGKGPILKIVQQSSTGAGTNIIAGLATGMISTFPSVLLFAGAIWASYAFAGFYGVALAASAMMATTAMQLAIDAFGPISDNAGGIAEMSEQDPIVRERTDILDSVGNTTAATGKGFAIASAALTSLALFAAYVTFTGIDGINIFKAPVLAMLFVGGMVPVVFSALAMNAVGKAAMEMVEEVRRQFREIPGIMEGTGKPEYDKCVAISTKASLKEMMLPGLLTIGFPLVIAFIPMLFGMNNLAIAEMLGGYMAGVTVSGVLWAIFQNNAGGAWDNAKKSFEAGVEINGEMTYKGSDAHKAAVTGDTVGDPFKDTSGPSMNILIKLTCLIGLVIAPILGGHIEEGMANNNQEVEIIVDSSKDLAEATITYATIENGQEVTKEETFLGTQAEVEAKLKAFEVSVATNEGDTKKVIKKIQVIK
- a CDS encoding MgtC/SapB family protein, whose translation is MNYDDLTTLGIAFGLGLLVGMQREKTNNHMAGVRTFTLISILGVMAGFLTRAYDNPFILPVLGLAITAMLLMANVIKYKKFEEADVGQTTEVAALLMFAIGAYLVLGSQLIGVLVGASMAILLYLKEHLHNFIDKLKSKDLSAIMTLTGISLVILPILPDEAYGPFKVLNPRNIWLMITLIVGISVFGYFIYKFVGKKVGIISNGILGGLISSTATTISYARKTTGAASISKLAAFVITIASTVSFFRVLFEVGVIIPNQLAIIAMPIGALILIMILTCVVLFYFINKDLSKSEEMPEPENPAQFKSALIFGLLYGIILLAVAFSKEKFGNNALYIVSIISGLTDVDAITLSLSQLIKEGNLKATFGWKLILLAGLSNMLFKGVMAMVLGAKALAKWIIISFGVIITAGLLIMWLWPESWHF
- a CDS encoding App1 family protein, encoding MFKKDPLQIIAFQSYGTNTHFYARGRALEDESIDLESQKMLHLIVNSWKRFESDEIANVAIRIKLPNNTIIKATTDSRGYFKIEENVIDLSTLCNSEGWVPFVLSYDDVTIERKITNDNRFPGELLIPAKSAQFGVASDIDDTILHTGVVSTLKWRVIYNSLFKNAKSRLPLEGAAEFYHMLHRGASGKNANPIFYVSHSPWNLYRYLELFLRQNNFPKGPILLRNLGNFIRKKPQGEKPQKQKEILNLLKTYPELPFILIGDSGEHDPDIYIEIAELYPERIKAIYLRSVKHEKKIIRVKGLLENYKTTPALLVESSEEAIVHARQNGFIA